The Clostridium sporogenes region TTTACTAAATTTAATTTTAGAATCTTGAGTTTATATTAAATCAATGTATAATTATAGTATCATCTGTTATTTAATTGGTTTTAGCTGGAGTTTTTTAGGAAATTAAATTACTTCTGATGAAGGTTAGAAGAATTCAGACAGGACCATGATGACTTTTACTCTATCTTATAGAGGGTGGAGCTTATAGATAGCAGATGAATTTTTTAATATGATTTAAATAATAGGAACATAAGGAGAAGAATTATGGAAAATACAGATACTCCCAAATATATGAAAATAGCAATAGATATAGCTCAAAATATTTATAATAATGAATTTAAGGTAGGGGAAAAAGTTAGAGGAAGATCCACACTCTCAAGTAAATATAATGTATCTCCAGAAACTATAAGAAGAGCTGTTTCATTGCTTAAGGATATGCAGGTAGTAGAGGTAACAGAAAAAAGTGGTATATATATTAAATCCGTTGAAAATGCATACTTGTTTATACATAGATTTAATGCTAAAAACAATGTTAAAGAACTTAGACAAAAAATAAAGTCTCTTCAAAAGGAAAAGGTTAAAATTGAAAAGGAAATAGATAAATATATGGATTTAATTTTGGAAAATTCTATTCAATTTGAAAATATAAATTTAGAAGATTCTTATGAAATGGTTATATATTCAAATTCTTATATAGTAAATAAGACTATTTCTGATACAGAGTTTTGGAAGCATACCAATGGTACTATAATATCTGTAAAGAGAAAGGATAAGATGTATATATCCCCAGGACCTTATTTTAGATTTGAAGCAGGGGATATTGTAAGAATCATATGTAGCGAAAATGATTTAAATAGAGCCAAAAATTATATACAGCAGGGAATAAACTAAGTTTATGTTTTTTATAGTCTTTTAGAGTTGTTATTCATAGAGTATAATTATAAATATATTATAAAAAACATGTTAATCTATTATTAAATGCAAAGATATATAAACAGCTCATATTAAATTAAAGGACAGTTAACTAATAAATAAAAAAGTGAACTGTTCTTTAAAATTTATATTATGTTTAAATTAGATAAAATATTGACAAATGTAAAAATCAGCAGTACTATATACTTAAATGAGTATATAAGAATTTTATTATATACTTATATATTAGATTAAAAAGGATGTGAAATTTATGGATAAACTAATAGATTTGTTTAAGGCACTATCAGATGAAACGAGATTAAGAATATTAGTATTACTATATAATAGAAAATTATGTGTATGTCAGATACAGGGGATAATGGAAGAATCTCAACCCAAAATATCAAAGCACTTAGCAAAGTTAA contains the following coding sequences:
- a CDS encoding TrkA C-terminal domain-containing protein, which encodes MENTDTPKYMKIAIDIAQNIYNNEFKVGEKVRGRSTLSSKYNVSPETIRRAVSLLKDMQVVEVTEKSGIYIKSVENAYLFIHRFNAKNNVKELRQKIKSLQKEKVKIEKEIDKYMDLILENSIQFENINLEDSYEMVIYSNSYIVNKTISDTEFWKHTNGTIISVKRKDKMYISPGPYFRFEAGDIVRIICSENDLNRAKNYIQQGIN